Within the Panulirus ornatus isolate Po-2019 chromosome 35, ASM3632096v1, whole genome shotgun sequence genome, the region GGGACACTGGAGGGAAGGACCGAAAGGTGTATTTCATCACAGTGGATGGGGACACTGGAGGGAAGGACGGAAAGGTGTATTTCATCACAGTGGAAGGAGACACTGAAGGGAAGGACGGAAGGTGTATTTCATCACAGTGGATGGGGACACTGAAGGGAAGGGCGGAAAGGTGTATTTCATCACAGTGGATGGGACTCTGAAGGGAAGGGCGGAAAGGTGTATTTCATCACAGTGGAAGGGGACACTGGAGGGAAGGTTGGAAAGGTGTATACCACTATAGTGGAAGGAGACACTGGAGGGAAGGTTATAAAGGTGTATTCCATTATAGTGGAAGGGACTGcggtgggaaggagggaaaggtgtCAAATCTTAAGTACGACATTGctgcccttgcgcacgacggtactgctCCTTTGGCTGTGATCGCCTGGCCCTTAAACCTTatcctttagggtcaggtcagaaaGGCCggttcatcatacccaagggttgtaccgttgtgtttaagggtcgtatataccgtcatgctcaagggtggtatatACCATATTCAAGGGATCGTatatatcgtcatgctcaagggtcgtatataccgtcatgctcaatagTTGTATATACTGCCatgtttagggtttttatatacttaaagaaaataagaatacagCTAAAGCTGTCTCTCCATTAAAGCACTGGACAGGAACAGAGATGACATCCAGGTGAGGGTAAAGATAAACAACGCTAAGTCAGTGGCACAAGTCAACACGGGGGACTAAGATATCACTTCGGGCGTGGTATGACTGACCGTACCTGCGGGTGGGTTATGGGTGTAGACGGTGGGCGGTGGCGGGCGGTTGATGGTGCCGCACAGGGTGATGAGGTGGACCATGCGAGGCAGTGGGACTGGTACGAGGGGCATAGCCTGCCCCAAGTACTGCCGGGCCTCGCGTTGTTCCCAGGCCTCGCTGTGGGGCAGGGCATCGTGCTTAGCTGCTGTACATGGTTACTCTAGCCCCTCATACATAGCACAGCTAATCAAGGTTCCTCACACATACATCACAGCTACTCAAGCATTCTCACATAAAGCACAGTTACTCAAGCTTACTCACACACATAGCACAACTACTCAAGCTTCCTCACATACAGACATAATCAATTACCTTCACTTAGGCATTCTCGGTCCGCTTGGGGTCGTGCccgcctaggttcgaatcctggtcgaggcaGTCGGTCCCTTGTCAACCCACCTGTTTATCCTCCCTTGTCACCCGACAACGTACACACCACACGCTTTACGAAAAGTTTCTCAAAATAACAGAACACAGCCTCAGGTCATACCCAATTAATACGAACCAATTAAAGGTCTCCACGGATGAAATTTATTCTTCATAGTCAAGCAACATGATTGCTGAGCAGTTTCACTATACGGAGTACCTGGGTTCGAGGCCCACATGACACCTGTAAATCCAGGTAATTTCTCGTTTTACGGTATCTGAGTCGACCCGagcaaatgaatgccctaatcatggccacctcgtacacacacacacacacacaacacacacacacacacacaggtcaagcgAAAGGTCCTGACAGGCTCTCATACCCTAAGGTCacaaccgtcttgctcaaagggttgtactgtcgttgCTCAGGGGGTtagctcccccccccacccacacgcacaccaAACGTGCACAGAGGGCAGCCACACTCCAACCCAGACCATGGTAAACCCTGCCAAGAGCCAGGTAGGGGTTTAAAAGACACCACACTGTGATACTAACATGACCTCCTGCACGGTACAGTTGAGGACCGTGCCGTCTCTGGCCTGCTGGACCGCAGCGATGGCCTGATCGTGGAAGTAGGCCACCCATTGGCCACCGTCCCTGCTGACGGTGAAGGTTTCCACTGGTGGCAGCGGATGGCTTCCCCAGTCCTTGTCCGTCCTCCCGGCGAACAAAGACCTGTCGGTGGTGTTATCGCGCCGGGACTTACTGTAGGAGAcgctgctggagagggaggggttgtcAGAGAGTTTGGGCGATGCCCCCAAGTCGTCCCATTGGTGTAATGGTCGTAACGTCTGTACTTCAATGATTGTTGTTACATTTTGAGCGCCTTTGGTCTGGTCCCCAAGCCTTCCGTCACTGTGATTATAGTATAGCTTACTCCACATCGGTTGCTGTTGAGTTCCCCTCGCCTTCGTTGCGGTCATGCCCTCGACGGGTCCGCTTGTCCTCGGGTCACTGGCTGCAGCGAGGGAGGACGACGCCCTATCCTTCCCCAAGATAGGGAGAGGATGCGGGGGGTGTTGACATAACCCACAGTGGGTCCCCAGCGTCAGGAGTAACAGGGGGGTTGCCAGAGACATGCCCCGAAGGGCAGCATACCCCAgaaccatcaccatcctctccACCAGTCACCACCTGAGTGTATTCAGGAGACCTGGTGTTTGCCTCCTCACTGTGTTGTACGCGTCTGACGAATGTAGGTAGTACTGCTGTAGTTATGAGAATGGCTAACTACTACATGCTCGTCTGGATGGCGACACTGTTGTTGTAGTCGGTGTATTGGTGAGACTTTTTATGAAGAGCATCTGTATACTCCTGTGTCATATGTGGACGTCACCTGTTATCATCTGGCTGAGAATGAGGCGTAGCTCCCAACTGTTGTTTTCGTGGTTGCAGTTGCAGTTGTTGAAGGAGAATTTGCATTATTCTACCAAGTGTTTCCGAGGCTTCGAAAGCtggtgttcagtgttcagtgcTCCAGTGAAGACCTGGGGTTGAGGGTAGGAGCGTTAAGAAGACTGGCTAACATATACATCTGTCATGGACTGCCGCTAGATGGCACCAGAAGACCTAAGTGGATAGAGAGTGAATGGTTGAAATCCTCTCTAAGGAACGGGGATAGTGCGTGGCATAATACAAAAATACTATAATTAGTAGCAGCGATAAACAATGAATTATGGTAATAGCAAAAATAATTATTTGTACACAATAATGTTTCAGATCTAGAGTATTGTATATCAACTTCCAGCACAGACAGCGTATAGATATGCCTATATACGGCTTATTAAATGTAAGTCAAATGATTTGTTATTTCACATACGGTAGCAAAACTCTATACATGTAATTTCAGTCATAGGTGGACAAAAAGAACGTACTGCATACTCATTATAGTGTATGTTTGACGCAAAATAATTTGTATTGATTTTTTACGACACTAGATGACTCGTAAGTGGGTTGATTATTTAAAAGAGTGAGTGCAAATTGATTAACCCAATTTCAACATAAGGTGACAGATATACACCATCATTTGACTTGAGTTTCTGCAGTATTTTTGTACACTAACAAAGTCCGGCCACGAAAGCTACCTCAGCCAACTTCCGTGATAACAAACACGTAACTTTCCCACGCACAATAACACCATCCCATTATGATAACACCACTACATCAACCCAGTAACACTGACTCCCACTTTGAAAACACCGCTTTACCACCGTATACAGTGTTGCCACCACAGCAGTCGACACGATAACACCACTATAATACCCACATATACACTCTAACAAGAGTGACATCAATGCAGCATCCATATACAAATCTCACTGTCACACTGTTCCCTAAAGATGACATCGCTACACCATTAGCAAACGTTCAGATCACCATTACCAAACGTTGACGTCACTTCACTTTTCACAAACGTTCAGATAGCTACACCGTTACCAAACATTTCCATCGCCACACACCTCATAAACGTTGACACTACTACAATCATACTGCTGCACTTTACAATTATACCACTACACCAGCTTATGATCTTCCTACTACAACTTATAATCATACCATTACTCCACTTTACAGTCAGATCACTACACCAGATAATCACACCACTGCATCGTCATTAAATCATTCCATGATATTATCATAAAATCGTACGACTACATAAAACCATACCACTACATCGCCATACAATCCTGCCACGACACCATACAGTCGTGCCACTACTACAACACCAGACCGTCATACCATTACAGCGCCATGCAATCATATCACTACAACGCCATACAATACTGCAACCTCAGCATCATGCAATCATACCACTACAGCACCATATAATCATACCACTACAAAGCTATACAATCATACCGCTACATCATACAGTCATTCCATTACATCACCAAAGAAGcataccatcacaccaccataaaAGTATACCACTGTATCACCATAATATACCACTACACGACCAACCTGTCATACCACACTCCCATATGGTCATACTCCTACTAAACCATTTTGTAATCATACCAATACGCCGCTATACAGTCGTACGACGACGTTGACCATATAACCACAACACAATGAAATCACCCTTACAACAACATACAGTCGTACCACTACACCAAAATACAATCATACCACGACACCACCATACAAGTATACCACACTACCATATtatcataccaccacaccactatagGCATACCACTACTTTACCAATACAGTTATAACCACTACAGCAGTGGCCACCCAAACCCCAAAAACATCCCGACTATCCCCAAACACACGTGAACACACAATCCCTCATCGTCCAGCCATCACTGGATCACAGCAGCAGACATCCACCCCTCGAGGCTTCACACGCTTGAAAGCACAGACAACACACTCTATTTGAACAATATAGAACCTCTCCACTGGCCTGGGCTTGATAAAAGACAACTAAACATTTAAAAACGGCGGCAGAAGAGTTCAACGGACTTACCGTCTTAGAAACCATTACTCCTGGAGCTCCGTGGGTAGTTTCCAGTTCACTCACATGTCTCCCTTTGCCAGAGGAGCATTTCACTGAGAGGAAATAGTGTTGGAAGGTGAGACGAACGGCCGCTGTCGTATATCGGCCACCATCTAACTTTCACCGTGGGTGTGACGCTAAACCTGGtagggggatggagagagagaggtgctgtcCGGTCCGCCTTTCCCTGGAACCACCTCCACAAAACTAAACATTCGCTTATTTTCGAAACCGTGACCTAAGGGGGTTTTTATCGCTCCATGTTTCTGCTTGTTTCGTTTAATTCTTATTTCTCATCGTATGTAACACATTGAATGTATTATACAAGCATTGTATAATTTAACATTCCGAAGCTACTGAGGAATCTATTGCGTGTAGTTAAAGATGGAAATTATTTTTTTACTTCTTTCGCCATTATAATGTGGTTTTATGATTATCAGATGAAGCTCAGAGTGAATATTTTACGTAAACGTTATCAGtttgtcaaaaaaagaaaatgtataacacTATGTAGACTAAAGGATTGTGGGAGATGGAAGAGTCTACTTCCGGAAGATGCAGGTCACCTCCATTAACGGTTCGCCCTATAGCGGGACGACTTACCTTGCCTCAGCTGGGTTATACTTTGAAACTTTTACagccaaatatttttcattaaaGACTTTACGGTATTATAAACATACGCGAACGACTTTTTATGCAAGTAATAATTGGCTTAGCTTACGGGATTTTAAACCTAGGATGGACAAATGGGGTTTTGTGCAATGTGGGTCATGATCTTCGTTTTCTTCCATTTATATTGCTGCATATGTAGAAAACGGGCAGTGGGGTCCCTATTATAGATTATTTATCAGTTATCTAACGTGGTATTTGAGGATACCTAGAAAATATCATAATTTGTATTGTGTAGAAGTGATTGAATCATTAGAAAATTTCTGTGATTCTTTACACGAGGTCTGAATCTATATCATGTTTGTATATTGACTAACTGTGATATGTAGTGTTAGAAAATACAACAGTTGTGAAGCATTGTATTTCATTGAGTGATAAAGTGAGTTATAATTTGTGTCAGGAAATATGTGAGTTTGATAAATGTAAAGTAGGTATTACACTTTTATCTTATCAGCacagtttataaaaaaaaaaagtcacgcaCTAACCAAAAGGATCGTAGGAAAATATCGAAATTATATTCGTTTCTTGCTGGGGATCGCATGTCGTTTGTATTGTTATGAGTGCGAGTGGTATATTTCGGCTAGAAATTTCAGTATTAAGATATGTCTTGGCTGTTCATATAGTGTGAGGTTTTCATGGATTTTGTTTATGATTCACAAGTGTAATACCCTCTTCTACGTTGATTTACCCCACAGTTATCATAACACACTATCATCTTATATCGTTTAAAACGAAATCTATAATTGACCGTTCGTACATAGGTACTCCTGTAATCACAACGAACTTTATAAAGTACCTAAAACATATTTTACGAAGCTAAATTCTTTGCAGCGATAAAACGAACTTTACCAAAAGTTTGGCTGACGTCAACCGTCATATCAGTCCGAGAAAATTGGATGCTTTATCCTGTTCGcgtctctcaccttcctgaacGTTTGATTATGCCTTGAAAattcaaagcatctttccctACATTCTTCCGTCCTCTCGATGTCCTTCTACccccttgctccttccacttctaGTATATCCTTTTCCtatctcctcgctcatcctctccatacacatacactctccaTGCCCAAAAGTCCCATCATCTTCTGTTGGGCTACAGCAGCGCTCAGTAAGCAGGCCACGTCCAGTTGACGGGGGCCACAGGTCTTAAAGTACAATGATGCAATGCGTATGTCTTCTTCGGCAGTGTCTGGCAATTGCGCAGTAAGTTTTTTGGTGTAGTCTGTCGCCGTTGCATCGTGGGCGCTAGGGGCCTTGAGAGATGTTGATTTGGAGTTTGCAATGTTGTAGGGATGCAATTGAAATAAGACCTTGCTTTAGTAAGTGAGCTTGCTTAGACATGTTTAGGGAGTCCACTATCACATGTAGTTACACTTATAGTTGGTTTTGTCGCGTTATTTTCGTGATCCTTACTACCCAAGCATAAATGAGAATAATCGCTTCATAACATTCTTGGCCAGAGGCAAAATCTTCCACGTAATACTACATATGTAACTGGGAGAAGAAGATGGTATGTGCGCCATTTCGTAACTTTCGAGAGGCGTTGTGGCTCAGTAAGGCCGGCCAGAAGTAGGGTATCTCTGTTTCCCCACTGTGGATGTAGCTAGGCTACTGCTGCCTCCACTAAAGAGGAAGTACGTcatggtgactctctctctctctctctctctctctctctctctctctctctctctctctctctctctctgctataaTCTATATTCATCCGTCTAAACAGCAAATTGAGGAGTGTCGTCTGTGCCCATCACAGAAATTTCAGCGCCGAATGATTGTTTTGAGGGGTATTTTGATATATCGGCTAATTGTGATTCACTTTTCCTGTTATTGACAGAGAAATCATTTCTTGCTTCTGAGTGcgacattccccctccccccatcaccgaGGGATTTTTTATTTCGTGTTTCTGAGTGCGACCGAGTGTCGACTCGAATCACCCAGTAAGTGGTTTACGTAAGGGTCTGTGACCTCTGCGCCACTTTCGTAACGCGCCAGCCGGGGAAATATGGTGGTGCAAAGCGACTTATACTTTTATTCTACGTGCGCGTTACTCATGTCTGATGTATAGGGAATAGGCACTTAGCTCGACTGAGGAAAACTCAGTATATCACATGGAACTAGATAAAGGATATCCGCTTCATTGAGGTTGTCTCGTTGTGTAGGAAAAGCCTGCATTGACATTGACGTAGCCAGactattttcatttctattttttttctccttttttggggggatgaaCCATAGTAACagaaaaataatgaagggtatTTAGTTACTATATAACTAAAAATTAGAAGTAAATAATCAGTATGTTTACGAAAGGTGaattttacattatatatatatatatatatatatatatatatatatatatatatatatatatatatatatatatatatatatatacatatatatatatatatatatcacctaacATTTCAAACACCActtcaacacatcccaagacccttcattgCCCACGGTACAACTACACCACAGAGAAGACACCGAGCAATTTTTTCCTGTACATAAAcgtgcacacatcacaacactctatAACCTATGGTCCCGAGAGGTTGACCATTGGTGTTCATGAATGTTGCAGGAACAGGTGTAAGGGTCACCTGGAGCAGGAATAAGTCAAATGCTAGGTGTGTAACTCAATTCAATGATGAATGCATCAAAACGGATATTAATCATGGGAAAATAAGTTTTAACTAAGGGGAGGAATGGCTCCCTTACCTCATGACCATGGCTGCGAAgtgttcaaaatatttttcatcacGTGCTACCACAGCCATCTCCGACATCTGAACATCCATAACTTACACAAAGTTCGGTACATGAAATTATAAGACTTTGGTCTTATGTAAGCGGAGGCACAGCAGGGACAGAACTGACGCTGTGGAGGTTAGTTAATGTTTATTGGCTCTGTACTCTCCAAATGTGAGGAGAGGGTCGCATGGTGATTCGCCTCCCTTACCTCACAAATCACCAAGTTTTGATCTAGGTTATTTCCTAATTTAGGCCAGGTTCGTTAGGTCTGGAGAACACAAGTACCGGTAGCCAACTTAACGTAAAGTCGGTTGAATTCTTGCTGACGCTGAATTAGCCTAGGAATTGTACTggtaatatatattcatttatatgcaGATAATATGCCTTTAATAATCAACATTTTGCGTTTACCTTCCAATACTTTTCGTACGTTTAAC harbors:
- the LOC139760112 gene encoding uncharacterized protein gives rise to the protein MVMVLGYAALRGMSLATPLLLLTLGTHCGLCQHPPHPLPILGKDRASSSLAAASDPRTSGPVEGMTATKARGTQQQPMWSKLYYNHSDGRLGDQTKGAQNVTTIIEVQTLRPLHQWDDLGASPKLSDNPSLSSSVSYSKSRRDNTTDRSLFAGRTDKDWGSHPLPPVETFTVSRDGGQWVAYFHDQAIAAVQQARDGTVLNCTVQEVIEAWEQREARQYLGQAMPLVPVPLPRMVHLITLCGTINRPPPPTVYTHNPPADSFPLWWFGPSALQGILPGTLWCGKKDVAPSYHKLGQRAELDACCRNHDHCPVKLLPLKTRYGLTNFGFATRSHCICDLEFFRCLKAAGDQVSTAVGNIYFNLLQMECISPLSSPPPRIHSPTELNAPRSSPTGADVSLEDPGKGGSATSGGRLGCMLRHGDGSCRMWLQNPKGFTQRFVLTTNKLKF